TTCAGTAGGCCAGCCGCTGGCTCGGAGTAGATAAAGGTTCCATCCGTCCGATTGGACCAAATGGCCTGCACATCCGGAATTTTCTTAATATAAGAGGTCAGAACGCCTTGATGAACTTCAGTATCGGGGGAGTACAGCTCTTCCTTCACTGAAATTGTCTCCAAGAGGCTCTGCATTTCCTGGAGCCTGGCTGCATATTGGCTCATCTCGATTTCTTCTCTGCCTGCTATGCTGGTAACCGATTGCTGCAACGATTGCGACTCGGCTAACAGATTGGCGCTGACTTCGTTCAGCTGCCCGATCTGACTCCGCTGCCGTGTCACCTGCTCCAGCGTAAGATCCACATTAGCAATCGTCTCATTCACGATAGCCACTGCACCACTCAGCTCCGTCGTTACTTCTACAATCAGCTTGCCCTGCTTCGCGGCAGCATCGATGGTTTCCGTTACTGCGCTGCCTACCTCATCGACTCTCGACGCGATATCATCGAGTCGAAGCTTCACAGTGCCGACCTCGTCCACCCCACGTTCCACGGATGCTTGCTCTTTCGTAACGGATTCCAGCACCTGCTGTACTCCGTTATTAATGTCGAGCAAGATACCAGAGGAACGGTCTACCGAGCTCTTGCTTTGATCAGCCAGCTGCCGAATCCGGCTGGCCACTACCGCAAATCCGCGGCCCTGTTCCCCAGCCCGTGCCGCTTCAATAGAAGCATTCAGAGCAAGCAAAGAGGTCTCATTCACAATCGAGTTAATCAATGTGTTGATCTCCTCTACCATCGCAATATGATTGCTCAAGGTAGTGAACTTAGCTAACATGTCCTCACTCTGCGTTTGCAGATCCTTCATTACAACATCTGCGATGCTCAAGGAATCCACCATTGTCGTCATTCCTTGCCGAGCGTATTGCATATTGGAGCCTAGTCTCTCCGTTAATTCTTCGATATGGGCTGTAACAGAGGCCACACTCCCCATCGTCTGATATGCGCCTTCAATATTGGCTTTCGCCTCGTTGCTGCGAATCCTTAAATCCGTTTCATATGCGTGTGAGTAATCTGCTGTCTGCTGCAGCTCTTCTGTATGACGGCTGATTTCTTCGAGTGCACCATGCAGCCGATCCGAGGTAACTACAATCTCATTGCCAAGAAGCCCAACTTTATTCTGCGACTCCTTCAGGAGCACTTCTTTGCGATAACCGTAGCGGGACAAGTTCAGTGAGACCCAGCCTAGAGAAGCCATAAGCAGGATGATCACCAGCTTATGAATCCAGAACATGTCAATCAACAAACTGTAAACACTGACAAGGAGAAACAGGACGACTACGAAAATCTGGCTTCGACGAATCTGCATCATTATTCCCACTCCACTCGATTGATGTTATGTATTCTAACATTATATCAGCAGAGTTAATTAAAGGAAATACTTTCTATAGTATTCCTTTTCGATCGATCATCCCTCGAGCAATCCATACTCCTGCAGCACCGGCTTGCGCCAGACCGCGGGTAACGATCACAAAGAGTCAAGAGGAAATCAGAGATTATTGTCGAATATATAAGCATATTGCCACTGGAAAAGAGGAACACATTATGCATACTACATCTCAAACTCCTCGTCAGACCCATTGGAATCGTGTGCTACTCAATGCATTCTGGATCATCCTGATTGTCGATTTAAGTATTCATTTCTCTGTTTCTCAATGCTTATGGGGAGAACATCCGGAGACCCTAACCATGGGCGATATTACGCAGTCGCTGATTCCCGATTCCATCATAGTGGCTTTAATCATTACTCTGGAATGCATCTATAGATGGAAACCCCTGTGGTCCGAGTTAGCGATTACAATTGCGAGCCATTTATTAGCAGTTCTGATTATCATCAATCTCAGCGATGAACTGTATGTAATTTCATTAATTATGCTGCTACCGCTGCACATATCTATGATCTATATGAAGAATAGTTATATGATAGTCACTTCTGCTATTTGTCTACTGTACACAGTCATTTTATTCATCAGAACATCGATTTACGGGTACGTCCCGATCACTGAAACTATTTTTATTGCGCTTATTTTTGCAGGTACTGCCTTAGCAGGCTTCGCAGTCATCGGTCGTGGGCGTGATTTGTTGCAATCTCTGGAGAACTCGGTAAAGTCAGAACAGGAATTACGCATTCAGAATATCATCATGGACCGTCTATCCAAGATCGATCCTCTAACCGACCTTTATAATCATAAAACGTTTCATGAATACTTGGGATGGCTAATCGATCATCAGCAGAGTAATCCATTCCCAATGCAGCTAGCCGTTATGGACATCGACAATTTCAAAAAAGTAAATGATAGCTATGGACACTCCGTTGGAGATATCGTATTACAAAAGGTCGCAGCGATCTTACTCGAGCATATCGGTCCAGATGATTTTGCTGCCCGCTACGGTGGAGAAGAGTTTGTCGTCATTCTGACTACCAAAACCATTGATGATTCTCATGACATCATGAAGCATATTCTAAAAACCATCTCCGACACCCCTTTTGCGGAAATGGACGGTAAAAGTGTAACCGTCAGTATCGGTATGCATGATTTCACAGCTACAGATTCCAAAAACTCTACGTTTCAGAAGGCAGACGATGCCCTTTACGAAGCTAAGAACACGGGAAAGAACAAAATCATAATCACCTAAAGACGAACATAACAAATAAGCCCACGGATATTTTTCCCGGGCTTGTTTGTGCTCATCTTCAATTTTGAATCTGACAGCTAAATCCCGTAGCTCCTCTGTGGTACCAAAAGCCCTACTACGGCCTCTTTTGGTACAGGTCTGCTAATTAGGAAGCCTTGAATCTTATCACAGCCTGATTCTTTGAGAAAGTCCATCTGACTGACCTCTTCTACACCTTCCGCTACGACCTCCAGCCCCATA
This window of the Paenibacillus sp. FSL R10-2734 genome carries:
- a CDS encoding GGDEF domain-containing protein; the protein is MHTTSQTPRQTHWNRVLLNAFWIILIVDLSIHFSVSQCLWGEHPETLTMGDITQSLIPDSIIVALIITLECIYRWKPLWSELAITIASHLLAVLIIINLSDELYVISLIMLLPLHISMIYMKNSYMIVTSAICLLYTVILFIRTSIYGYVPITETIFIALIFAGTALAGFAVIGRGRDLLQSLENSVKSEQELRIQNIIMDRLSKIDPLTDLYNHKTFHEYLGWLIDHQQSNPFPMQLAVMDIDNFKKVNDSYGHSVGDIVLQKVAAILLEHIGPDDFAARYGGEEFVVILTTKTIDDSHDIMKHILKTISDTPFAEMDGKSVTVSIGMHDFTATDSKNSTFQKADDALYEAKNTGKNKIIIT
- a CDS encoding methyl-accepting chemotaxis protein; translated protein: MMQIRRSQIFVVVLFLLVSVYSLLIDMFWIHKLVIILLMASLGWVSLNLSRYGYRKEVLLKESQNKVGLLGNEIVVTSDRLHGALEEISRHTEELQQTADYSHAYETDLRIRSNEAKANIEGAYQTMGSVASVTAHIEELTERLGSNMQYARQGMTTMVDSLSIADVVMKDLQTQSEDMLAKFTTLSNHIAMVEEINTLINSIVNETSLLALNASIEAARAGEQGRGFAVVASRIRQLADQSKSSVDRSSGILLDINNGVQQVLESVTKEQASVERGVDEVGTVKLRLDDIASRVDEVGSAVTETIDAAAKQGKLIVEVTTELSGAVAIVNETIANVDLTLEQVTRQRSQIGQLNEVSANLLAESQSLQQSVTSIAGREEIEMSQYAARLQEMQSLLETISVKEELYSPDTEVHQGVLTSYIKKIPDVQAIWSNRTDGTFIYSEPAAGLLNAKRRDWWNGAMSEGEFVSKPYVSAITKRSCITLSRAIRNRQGDVVGVVGIDLAV